The genomic window CTTTGAACGCCTTTAAATCAAAGCGATGGTTTTCATCTTTGATCCACAGCTGGTTTATTCCCAGATAACCGGCCAGGCCCGGCAGCCGGACCAGCGGGGTGGGCCTGTAACCCGGCAGGCTGCGATGAAAATCATGGACATGCCGGACGGTTTCTTTGTTTGCAAAATCAAACAAGGCTGTGTCAGGTGCTTGGGACAGGTCATTGACCTGACAGGAAATCAACTTTTTATTCATGGCTGTCATGCCCGTACAATTTAAACGCTCCCCTGGGAAACAGGCAGACCGGGCAGGTCTCAGGCGGTTCTTCTCCGTAATGGACATGCCCGCACATGGAACAGCGCCAGATCCCGGCATCTTTTTCAAGCGGTTTATCTTTTGATACGGGGAATTCAGACAAATCCGGCATGACCGGCTCATAGGTGTTCAATGCATGGCCTGCCAGGATCATTCGCTGGATTTCGCTGGTGCCTTCGTAAATCCGGTAAAGCCTTATATCCCGCATCAGTTTTTCCACAGGAAACATTTGGGTATATCCAAACCCGCCCAGTATCTGGAGGGCTTCGTCCACCACCTCCCAGGCTGCTTCTGTGGCATACATTTTTGCAACGGATGCAGAGATGGTGGGGTCAGGCAGATTGTCCGCTTCCCAGGCGCCCTTGTGAACAAGCAGCCTTGCGGTCTCGATCTTCTGAAACATCTCGGCAATCTTGAACTGAAGGGATTGAAAATTGACGATTGGGGTGCCGAAGGCCTTGCGCTTTTTGACATATGAGATGGCAAATTCCATGGCGGATCTGGCCGCGCCCACGGCAAAGGCCCCGATCATGGGCCGGGTCCGGGAAAAGGTTTTCATGGCCAGCATAAATCCCTTTCCAGGTTCTGCAATGACATTTTCAGCCGGCACCCGGACATTGTGAAAGGACAATCCAGCCGTGTTGGAGCAGCGCTGCCCCATTTTCGGGATGGGTTTTCCCACGGCCACCCCTTCCCATTCTTTTTCAACGACAAACGCACAGATCCCGTCATGCTTTTTGTCTGGATCCACCGTGGCAAAAATGGTCATGTAGTCGGCAATGCCCCCATTGGTGATCCAGAACTTGGTGCCGTTCAGAATATAATCATCGCCTTCTTTTTTCGCCCGGCACCGGATACCGGAAACATCAGAGCCCATGAACGCCTCAGAAGTAGCAAAACAGATCAGTTTGAAATTTTTGGCAATATCCGTGAGATATTTCTGTTTCGCCGTTTCATTGTCCGACAGGATAATGGGCTCCATGCCCAGGGAATTGTCAAAAATGGAGGTGGCAATCCCAGGGCAGGCCGCGGAGATCTCCTCGGTGATCAACGCCCCTTCCAAAAGGCCATATCCCTTGCCGCCATAGGCTTTTGGGATGTCCGAATTCATCACCCCGACATGAAAGGCTTTTTCAAGCACATCCATGGGGGTCTGGTCTTTTTCATCATACTGCCAGGCCTTTGGCAGCACTTCTTTGAGGGCAAACCGCCTGGCATTGCTGCGTATCTCTTTCTGGGTGTCGGATAATTGAAAATTGAGCATGCTGTCTCCTTTTTGGTTTGTTGAAAACCGGACTGTATTTCCATATCATTTTTGAGGCTGTTTAATACTGCAGGAGCCGCATAAAACCAACCAGTTTCAACCCGCCTCGTTTTCATTTCAACCCGCTTTTTTTCCATCGCCGCCATCGTCAATTGCCTTCACTCTTTGACAAAGCCAGCTAAAAATTTTTTCAAATTCGTGCATTTTTTGCTGGCGTCCCCTTTTCCTTTTTGCTATAAGCTTTTTCATGGAACCTTTAATCATCAGAAACCGCAAAATCACCGCCGAAGATCTGCCTGTTATCCAGGCGGTGGTTAACGAGCACTGGGACAAGGGTCGGACCCATATATCCCGGGAACTTTGCAAACACTGGAACTGGGTTCAGCCCAGCGGCCGGCTCAAGGACATGGCCTGCCGGGAACTGCTTTTGACCCTTTACCGAAAAGGGTTGATCAAATACCCACCTGCAAAATGCGGTTCCCATAACGTCAGCAAGCCTGCCGTCATGATTCATGTGGATCAGACTCCCATCAACTGCACCCTTAAAGAGCTTGGTCCTGTCCGGGTGGAGATGGTCCGGTATACAGAGCATGAACCTCTTTACAACAGTCTGGTGGATCAGTTTCATTACCTTGGATATTCCCAGATTGTGGGCAATCATCTCAAATACATGGCGTTTGCAGGAGATGTGCCCCTGGCCTGCATCGGCTGGGGATCGGCTGCCTGGGCTGTCAAATCCAGAGAACAATTCATCGGATGGCCAAAGCCGGTTAAAAACGAACGCCTTCATTATATTGCAAATAATACCCGGTACCTGATTCTTCCCTGGGTCACTGTAAAGTGTCTGGCTTCCAGGGTTCTGGCGCTGAACATCAAGCGGATCAGCGAGGACTGGCATAAGATGTATCATTTTCCATTATATCTGCTGGAGACCTTTGTGGAACAGGACCGGTTCAAGGGCACCTGCTATCAAGCCTCCAACTGGATTCTGGTGGGTGAGACCAAGGGGACGTCCAAAAAAGGACACAAGCATCTGAAGCATGACAAAATCAAGGATGTGTATGTGTACCCGCTGCATAAACATTTTAAAAAGCTGTTGATCGGAGATGGCATCTCTCAGGCGGTTTGATATCGGCAGTATCAGCAGAAAGCTTAACGGGATCAATGCCCGGATCTCGGTAGCCAACAGTATTCCTTTTCCCTGCCTGAACCTTCTCTCGTCTTATCAGTTCAAAAAACGGTTTGTCAAAGTCCTTCCCAACGGGGATGTTCAGGGCGGATTTTCGCGGATGATCATCTCGTTGATCGATTTTTCCTTTGTCCGGTCCCTGACCGCTCACCTTTACACCATGAAAAGTCCTCCACCATATGATCCGGTCTCTTTGTTTCTGCTGGAGCTGTTCCGGTACATCGATCAATACCCGAACATGGACCGGTTCCTCAAGGATCTTCGGGACAAGGACAAAGGCCGGGCGTATCGGACCTACGCCGGCATTGATATGAACCATATTCCCACCAAGGGCACGTTTTCCCACTTCAAGCTCCGGCTGGGAGAAGGACTGTACAATGAAATTTTCCATATTCTGGTGGATATTTTTCACCAGCTTGAAATGATCACCTTTGACATCATTGCCCATGACGGCACCTTATTCCCCACCCGGGCCAGGTATAAAGGCTGCACCTGTTTTTCCGGACAGTGTGAACGAATTGAAGCCAATGACGTCATCGACCGGGTTAAAAAGCAGGTGTTTTACCGGTTGAACAACCTGGCCAAGGTTGATCTTGAAAAACCGTTCAAGATCAAGATCGATTGTCCCTGCGACACACTTCCTGAAAAGGTAAAGCGGCCCAGAATTGAAGCACTGGTCATGAAAATCAGTGTTATGGACGACGCTATGTCTCAAAATCAGATCCATACCGCCATGCTCTTCGGGGTCAAGGAACAGCTGGACAAACAGGGGCTGTGTCTGAATACCATCCGGACCAACATTGCCGAGCTGGCACCGGACCTGGACCGAATCATTCTCAGATGCCCCAAAATACCCACAGACACTGATGCCCGGATCGGGGTCCGAAATGACCCAAAAAATTCAGCCAGAAAACAAAAAATATTTGGATACAACATGGTCCTCTCCACTTCGGTTGAACTGGACCTGAAGCTGGAACTGCCGGTAGGTGTTGTGAATATGGCGGGAAACGGCAAAGAAGGGGAAAAAATCATCACCCTGGGACAGCAGACCCGATCCCACCATGACTGCCGACCAAAAATTGATATTGCAGATGCCAAGTATGATAACACGGAAAATTATACCTTTTTAAGGGACAATGGATCCATTCCCATTATCGATTACAATGCCAGAAGAGAAAACCTGACTGCCAAAGCACTCAGGGAGCGAGGGTATGACCGCAACGGCTGGCCTTATGCCCCATGTGGCATGCCCACCCGGACCAATGGCTTTGATGCTGCCCGTCAACGACTGACGTTCTGCTGCATGAAACAGTGCCTGAAACTGAAGGCACCGGGCATACGTATTCTTGACAAAGCCTATGATATCAAAGCGTGTAATCATCTGAAAAAAACCTGCGGTTATACAACCCATTCCTTTATTCATCAACACCCCCGGCTGTTGAATGAAATTCCCCGGGGAACCCGGCTGTACAATGAGATCAAGCGCTGCAGGTCCGCCTCTGAACGATCCAACAGTACCGTCAAAGAAACCCTGAATATCCTGGAAAAACCCATTGTGTATAATAAGGTAAGGGCAGATATCCTGGTACAGATTGCAACCATTGTCCTGCTTTTATATCGGGCGTTCGCCTTTATCGTCAAAATATCGATGCTGTTCATGAAATACCGGGAGACACAAGATCCGGACATTGCAAAAAAGTTACAGGCGTTTGAGGTGCCAAAGGCCATCCGGAATATCATCCAAAGAGAATGATCCGAAAACAGACCGATTCTGCTCCCTGCCTGAAGGTCAGTTCCTGACCTTACGTCCTTCTTTTTTTCTCTGCTGATTTTTTCTTCTTTTCTGGTCAATTTTGTTCCCGATTTAAGATCAATATATCGGTATTTTCTGTCCCACAGCTTTTACTACCCGTCGCTTTTCGCACCTGCTGACCGGTACCGCGATTTTAGGCCCCAGTATTAAACAACCTCATTTTTCAGATATCAAGCCAACAAAATGGTTTGTCCGGATAACCAAAATATTCACAATGTCCTGAACAGATAAAAGTCTTGCATT from Desulfotignum phosphitoxidans DSM 13687 includes these protein-coding regions:
- a CDS encoding acyl-CoA dehydrogenase family protein, translated to MLNFQLSDTQKEIRSNARRFALKEVLPKAWQYDEKDQTPMDVLEKAFHVGVMNSDIPKAYGGKGYGLLEGALITEEISAACPGIATSIFDNSLGMEPIILSDNETAKQKYLTDIAKNFKLICFATSEAFMGSDVSGIRCRAKKEGDDYILNGTKFWITNGGIADYMTIFATVDPDKKHDGICAFVVEKEWEGVAVGKPIPKMGQRCSNTAGLSFHNVRVPAENVIAEPGKGFMLAMKTFSRTRPMIGAFAVGAARSAMEFAISYVKKRKAFGTPIVNFQSLQFKIAEMFQKIETARLLVHKGAWEADNLPDPTISASVAKMYATEAAWEVVDEALQILGGFGYTQMFPVEKLMRDIRLYRIYEGTSEIQRMILAGHALNTYEPVMPDLSEFPVSKDKPLEKDAGIWRCSMCGHVHYGEEPPETCPVCLFPRGAFKLYGHDSHE
- a CDS encoding Druantia anti-phage system protein DruA — protein: MEPLIIRNRKITAEDLPVIQAVVNEHWDKGRTHISRELCKHWNWVQPSGRLKDMACRELLLTLYRKGLIKYPPAKCGSHNVSKPAVMIHVDQTPINCTLKELGPVRVEMVRYTEHEPLYNSLVDQFHYLGYSQIVGNHLKYMAFAGDVPLACIGWGSAAWAVKSREQFIGWPKPVKNERLHYIANNTRYLILPWVTVKCLASRVLALNIKRISEDWHKMYHFPLYLLETFVEQDRFKGTCYQASNWILVGETKGTSKKGHKHLKHDKIKDVYVYPLHKHFKKLLIGDGISQAV